The bacterium genome has a segment encoding these proteins:
- a CDS encoding GIY-YIG nuclease family protein, with product MANSGPIFHYVYILKSLSDPSRHYTGLTQDLDMCLKDHNWGKVPHTRKYRPWVIETAIAFRSREKASAFEQYLKSHAGRAFAKKRF from the coding sequence ATGGCAAATTCTGGTCCAATCTTCCACTATGTCTATATTCTCAAATCTCTTAGTGATCCCTCACGTCACTATACCGGACTGACTCAGGATCTCGATATGTGCCTCAAAGACCACAACTGGGGGAAGGTACCGCACACACGAAAGTACAGGCCATGGGTGATAGAAACCGCCATTGCCTTCCGGTCCCGTGAAAAAGCATCTGCCTTCGAACAATACCTCAAATCGCACGCAGGCCGCGCTTTCGCCAAGAAGCGCTTTTAA
- a CDS encoding helicase-related protein, protein MELAAHVGLLVFDEGHQFDSGTRGITYELLLTSLRSMIPEGTQKVLISAVISNAEAVGEWLNGEPNVVEGTTLIPTFRSVGFASWLDQLGRIEYVDSRDAEQGEFFVPRVIERFNLGRKKRERTDRFFPEKTDGQAIALYLGLKLVPNGSIALFCGRKSTAASVCEKTVDIIERGAPVALPSDFSDAQEVERLTHLHVENLGADAPASQSAAHGIFSHHGNTPHGIRLAVEHAMRDDLVRFVVCTSTLAQGVNLPIRYLIVTSVYQGMERIKVRDFHNLIGRAGRAGMHTEGSILFADPVIYDKRKARNDKWRWDQVKELLEPRNSEPCISNLLSIFDPIKSDDEKYTITMEALDFAKAYIDDPAEVAKLAAGIAAQHGDKNFSRDGVERQVAWKISLICAVESFLLSHWDESEDGLSEADVARLAEGTLAFFLADDQKKEHIRELFQLLAGNISANITDSARRKIYGRTLYGIQDAQAIEGWVQSNADSLLSIVDETEALDLAWPLLTRHINGGVFTKFDKPEVLKEIAHGWISGKPFSDLLKIILKRKAKMIWGTRRREFKIDHIVDVCEGTLAYDGALVLGAMTEFIETLDQDGTGDLINRLQLFQKRLKYGLPTETTIALYELGFSDRVIAQDLAASLNLAATQKKDLVKALKKDRDGANAVMEKYPSYFQERMNELLQ, encoded by the coding sequence TTGGAGCTGGCTGCCCACGTTGGCCTGCTGGTTTTTGATGAAGGCCACCAGTTCGACAGCGGTACCCGAGGCATCACATACGAGCTGCTCCTGACGTCGCTGCGCTCCATGATTCCCGAAGGAACTCAGAAGGTGCTGATCTCAGCGGTCATTAGCAACGCCGAGGCTGTTGGAGAATGGCTCAACGGGGAGCCCAATGTCGTCGAAGGCACAACCCTGATTCCGACTTTCAGGTCGGTCGGATTCGCGAGCTGGCTCGATCAGTTGGGAAGAATCGAGTACGTCGACAGCCGTGATGCCGAACAAGGTGAGTTTTTCGTTCCGAGGGTGATTGAAAGATTCAATCTCGGGAGGAAGAAGCGGGAAAGGACGGACCGTTTTTTTCCTGAAAAGACCGATGGGCAGGCTATCGCACTTTACCTTGGTCTGAAATTGGTCCCGAATGGCAGTATCGCTCTTTTCTGCGGAAGGAAGTCAACAGCGGCCAGCGTCTGCGAAAAAACCGTTGATATTATCGAGCGAGGCGCACCCGTGGCCTTACCATCAGATTTTTCTGACGCCCAGGAAGTTGAGCGGCTGACCCATCTGCACGTCGAGAATCTCGGTGCTGACGCTCCGGCGTCCCAGAGCGCGGCACATGGCATTTTCTCCCATCATGGCAATACTCCGCATGGTATCCGGCTGGCGGTGGAGCATGCCATGCGCGACGACCTTGTGCGATTCGTTGTTTGCACCTCTACCTTGGCGCAGGGCGTAAACCTTCCGATTCGATACCTCATCGTGACCAGTGTCTACCAGGGCATGGAGCGCATCAAGGTTCGCGATTTCCACAACCTCATTGGCCGAGCGGGTCGAGCCGGGATGCATACCGAAGGCAGCATCCTGTTTGCCGATCCGGTGATCTATGACAAGCGAAAGGCGCGTAACGATAAATGGCGCTGGGATCAGGTGAAAGAACTTCTGGAGCCGCGCAATTCTGAGCCATGCATCAGCAATCTTCTATCGATCTTCGACCCCATCAAGAGCGATGACGAGAAATACACCATCACCATGGAGGCTCTGGATTTTGCCAAGGCCTATATCGACGATCCTGCTGAAGTTGCCAAATTGGCTGCCGGGATAGCCGCACAACATGGAGACAAAAATTTCTCACGAGACGGTGTCGAGCGGCAAGTCGCCTGGAAAATCAGCCTCATCTGTGCCGTCGAGAGCTTCCTGTTATCCCATTGGGATGAATCGGAGGATGGTCTTTCGGAAGCTGATGTGGCCCGCCTGGCCGAAGGGACGCTGGCTTTCTTCCTGGCTGATGATCAGAAAAAGGAGCATATTCGCGAGTTGTTTCAGCTTCTCGCTGGGAACATCTCCGCAAACATCACAGATTCGGCTCGCCGCAAAATCTACGGCAGGACGCTTTACGGAATTCAGGATGCCCAAGCCATTGAGGGATGGGTTCAGTCCAACGCTGACAGCCTGCTTTCGATTGTTGATGAAACAGAAGCTCTCGATCTTGCCTGGCCATTGCTTACCCGGCATATCAACGGTGGCGTATTCACCAAGTTCGATAAGCCGGAGGTGCTAAAAGAAATCGCGCATGGGTGGATCAGTGGAAAGCCCTTCAGCGATCTCCTGAAAATCATCCTTAAGCGAAAAGCCAAGATGATATGGGGCACCCGCCGGAGGGAGTTCAAGATCGATCATATCGTCGACGTCTGCGAAGGGACGCTCGCTTATGACGGTGCGCTGGTTTTAGGCGCTATGACTGAATTCATCGAAACCCTCGACCAAGACGGCACCGGAGACCTGATCAATCGTCTACAGCTTTTTCAGAAGCGCCTGAAATATGGTTTGCCCACCGAAACCACCATTGCCCTTTACGAGCTTGGCTTTTCGGACCGCGTCATCGCTCAGGACCTCGCCGCATCCTTGAACCTGGCTGCGACCCAGAAGAAGGATCTCGTGAAGGCGCTGAAAAAAGACCGGGACGGAGCCAATGCGGTGATGGAAAAATACCCAAGCTATTTCCAGGAGCGAATGAATGAACTCCTGCAGTAG
- the proX gene encoding glycine betaine/L-proline ABC transporter substrate-binding protein ProX produces the protein MVVAFLGISMPAFAKPTVQPVWGNIAEEWFQNEIIFRGLEKMGYEVKTPLEVEITVAHVAVGNGDADFYAVHWDPLQTAFYEKGGGDKTMTKVGTIASGALQGYLIDKATADKYKITSVDQLKDPKIAKLFDTNDDGKADLTGCNPGWGCERVIEHHLKAYDLAGTVKHNQGSYFALMANTITKHKNGEPILYYTWTPLWVSGILVPGENVQWLTVPRTDLPGGEEGANTLLPDGRNVGFSVNNIRILANNKFLAKNPAAKKFFEMVQIPINDISAENLMMNKGEDSMKDIRRHANDWIKANQSTFDKWVAEAKKLM, from the coding sequence ATGGTAGTGGCGTTCCTCGGCATCAGCATGCCTGCCTTTGCCAAGCCCACAGTTCAGCCGGTTTGGGGCAACATCGCCGAGGAATGGTTCCAGAACGAGATCATTTTCCGGGGTCTGGAGAAGATGGGCTACGAAGTAAAGACTCCACTCGAGGTGGAGATCACCGTGGCCCATGTTGCGGTGGGTAACGGCGATGCCGACTTTTACGCAGTCCACTGGGATCCCCTCCAGACCGCCTTCTACGAGAAAGGCGGCGGGGACAAGACCATGACCAAGGTCGGCACCATCGCCAGCGGAGCCCTGCAGGGGTACCTTATCGACAAGGCAACCGCCGACAAGTACAAGATAACCTCTGTGGACCAGCTCAAGGACCCCAAGATCGCCAAACTTTTCGACACCAACGATGATGGAAAAGCCGACCTTACAGGATGCAACCCCGGGTGGGGATGTGAGAGAGTCATCGAACATCATCTCAAAGCCTATGATCTGGCCGGCACCGTGAAACACAACCAGGGTTCCTATTTCGCCCTTATGGCCAACACCATAACCAAGCACAAGAACGGCGAACCGATCCTCTACTACACATGGACGCCCCTTTGGGTTTCAGGCATCCTGGTCCCGGGAGAGAACGTCCAGTGGCTGACCGTTCCACGTACCGATCTTCCGGGAGGCGAGGAGGGCGCGAACACCCTTCTGCCCGATGGCCGTAACGTGGGTTTCTCGGTCAACAACATCAGGATCCTTGCCAACAACAAGTTCCTGGCGAAGAATCCTGCGGCCAAAAAGTTCTTCGAAATGGTCCAGATCCCCATCAACGACATCAGCGCCGAGAACCTGATGATGAACAAGGGCGAGGACTCCATGAAGGACATTCGCCGGCACGCCAACGACTGGATCAAGGCCAACCAAAGCACTTTCGACAAGTGGGTGGCCGAAGCCAAAAAACTCATGTAG
- the phoU gene encoding phosphate signaling complex protein PhoU has protein sequence MTLLLHKEIEKLKKMLLELMAVVEENLTKAVLSLENRDCVLAQEVIDSDQRIDQMEVDLEEEGLKILALHQPVAIDLRFIISALRTNNELERIGDTAVNLAERATFLCGEPPLNLPVDLPTMADKAQEMLRMSLDAFVNMDVPLAVKVIKMDDEVDEMNREAFKVIYETIRKIPDRAEALIHTLSATRHLERIGDHATNIAEDVVYLVEGEIIRHLAEDFSTGDLQTKRLRKN, from the coding sequence ATGACCCTTCTTCTGCACAAGGAGATCGAAAAACTCAAGAAAATGCTTCTAGAGCTAATGGCTGTGGTGGAGGAAAACCTAACCAAGGCAGTCCTTTCCCTTGAGAACCGTGACTGTGTTCTGGCTCAGGAGGTTATTGACTCAGATCAGCGTATCGACCAGATGGAAGTGGACCTGGAGGAGGAAGGTCTGAAGATACTGGCTCTCCACCAGCCGGTAGCCATCGACCTGCGCTTTATCATATCGGCACTTCGAACCAACAACGAGCTTGAGCGTATCGGCGATACTGCCGTAAACCTTGCCGAGAGGGCAACCTTCCTGTGCGGCGAACCGCCCCTCAACCTTCCCGTGGACCTGCCGACCATGGCCGACAAGGCCCAGGAGATGCTCCGCATGAGCCTGGACGCCTTCGTCAACATGGACGTACCCCTGGCCGTGAAGGTCATCAAGATGGACGACGAAGTGGACGAGATGAACCGGGAAGCGTTCAAGGTCATCTATGAAACGATCAGGAAGATCCCGGATCGTGCCGAGGCCCTTATTCACACCCTTTCCGCCACCCGGCACCTCGAGCGCATCGGCGACCACGCCACCAACATCGCCGAGGATGTCGTCTACCTTGTGGAGGGGGAGATCATCAGGCATCTGGCTGAGGATTTCAGCACCGGCGATCTGCAAACCAAGCGGTTAAGGAAGAATTAG
- the pstB gene encoding phosphate ABC transporter ATP-binding protein PstB: MLEQQQNTEVNLSSGGEKASRLALIAEGQSFPTDVHDELDTEEPILEIKDFNLHYGEKQALFDVDMKISKGLVTALIGPSGCGKSTLLRSVNRINDLLPTVRISGDILLNGEPMYDPGVDVIELRKRMGMVFQKPNPFPMSIYENVVYPLRIDGERNKDILDEVCETSLKGAAIWEETKDRLHESALGLSGGQQQRLCIARAIAAEPEVLLMDEPCSALDPIATNKIEDLIEQLKGDYSILIVTHNMQQAARTSDYTAFMYLGHLIEYGPTDRIFVRPHLRDTMDYVTGRFG; this comes from the coding sequence ATGTTGGAACAACAGCAAAACACAGAAGTTAACCTGAGCAGCGGCGGTGAGAAGGCAAGCCGACTTGCTCTCATAGCTGAAGGGCAATCCTTTCCCACCGACGTTCACGACGAACTGGACACGGAAGAACCGATCCTCGAGATAAAAGATTTCAACCTGCACTACGGGGAAAAACAGGCTCTCTTTGATGTGGACATGAAGATATCCAAAGGACTTGTCACTGCCCTCATTGGTCCGTCAGGATGCGGCAAGTCGACTCTGCTGAGATCGGTCAACCGCATAAACGACCTGCTTCCCACGGTCCGGATCAGTGGTGATATCCTGCTTAACGGAGAACCGATGTACGATCCGGGAGTGGACGTCATCGAACTGCGAAAGCGCATGGGCATGGTGTTTCAAAAGCCCAACCCTTTCCCCATGAGTATTTACGAAAACGTCGTGTATCCTTTGCGCATCGATGGTGAGCGCAACAAGGACATTCTCGATGAGGTGTGCGAAACGAGCCTGAAAGGGGCGGCCATCTGGGAAGAGACAAAAGACCGGCTCCACGAGAGCGCTCTTGGCCTGTCAGGCGGCCAGCAGCAGCGGCTGTGCATCGCCCGGGCCATCGCAGCCGAACCGGAGGTCCTTCTCATGGACGAACCGTGCTCAGCCCTCGACCCTATCGCTACCAACAAGATCGAAGACCTTATCGAACAGCTTAAAGGTGACTACTCCATCCTCATCGTGACCCACAACATGCAGCAGGCAGCCCGCACCAGCGATTACACGGCTTTCATGTACCTGGGGCACCTCATCGAGTACGGCCCCACGGACAGGATCTTCGTCCGGCCTCACCTTCGTGATACCATGGACTATGTGACCGGGCGTTTCGGTTAA
- the pstA gene encoding phosphate ABC transporter permease PstA — MTAKSDDPKKTPTTQGRRWKRSSTSLFSQGEPMVWLTGGGLIISLLMIVGLLILVFYQGMGTFWPSELPRFETGDGQVVMGEVARAEIYGDGEMGGRKLVRTGNFDLTGEHFRWIEDSSISGRTLPPWALVVERTEWGIFYGFPKAFIFDGQTVADEPAGIYRKYKEFHGEVSDRRDRRRRLETVNVGKINHTLEKARLAIRSAELKSGQGSPSWEMATKEYEAAESRASEEFKSIRQQIDALNRSNSRYIVVMETAQGQEKQVPLADIVRAYPANSLNFADRVGIYLSRWTEFLTDEPREANSEGGVFPAIFGTVVMTLIMSLAVMPFGVMAALYLREYARAGTMISIVRISINNLAGVPSIVFGVFGLGFFCYIIGASLDQLLFAEHLPDPTFGKGGVLWAALTLALLTLPVVIVATEEALAAVPNSMREGSYACGASKWQTIKRIILPRAMPGIMTGMILAMARGAGEVAPLMLVGAVKLAPELPIDGIFPYIHAERSFMHLGFHIYDLGFQSQNSEAAKPMVFTTTLLLIGIVFLLNVVAVRLRTRLRKKFESATF; from the coding sequence ATGACAGCTAAAAGTGATGATCCTAAAAAGACCCCAACGACCCAGGGCCGGCGGTGGAAACGTTCCAGCACCTCCCTTTTCAGCCAGGGCGAGCCCATGGTGTGGCTCACCGGCGGCGGGCTCATCATCTCCCTGCTCATGATCGTCGGCCTTTTGATCCTTGTGTTTTACCAGGGCATGGGTACTTTCTGGCCCTCCGAGCTGCCGCGTTTTGAAACCGGAGATGGTCAGGTTGTCATGGGAGAGGTCGCTCGTGCCGAAATTTACGGCGATGGTGAAATGGGCGGGCGAAAGCTTGTGAGGACCGGCAACTTCGACCTGACCGGTGAGCATTTCCGGTGGATCGAGGACAGCTCCATCTCAGGCCGGACCCTTCCCCCGTGGGCTCTGGTGGTTGAGCGGACAGAGTGGGGGATCTTCTACGGGTTCCCCAAGGCGTTCATTTTTGACGGCCAGACTGTAGCCGATGAACCGGCCGGGATCTACCGGAAATACAAAGAGTTCCATGGCGAGGTCAGCGATCGAAGGGACCGCAGGCGCAGGCTCGAAACTGTGAATGTCGGAAAGATCAATCACACGCTGGAAAAGGCCAGGCTGGCCATCAGGAGCGCCGAACTCAAAAGCGGTCAGGGGTCTCCCTCCTGGGAAATGGCAACGAAGGAGTATGAAGCCGCTGAGAGCAGGGCCTCCGAGGAGTTTAAATCGATCCGCCAGCAGATCGATGCCTTGAACCGGTCCAACAGCCGCTACATCGTGGTGATGGAAACCGCCCAGGGACAGGAGAAACAGGTTCCCCTTGCCGATATCGTCCGGGCCTATCCGGCCAACAGCCTGAATTTTGCCGACCGGGTGGGGATCTACCTGTCCCGCTGGACCGAGTTCCTGACAGACGAACCCCGGGAAGCCAACAGTGAGGGAGGAGTCTTTCCGGCCATCTTCGGGACCGTGGTCATGACCCTCATCATGTCCCTGGCGGTGATGCCCTTCGGGGTTATGGCAGCCCTGTACTTGAGGGAGTACGCCAGGGCAGGGACCATGATCAGTATCGTCCGCATCTCCATCAATAACCTTGCTGGTGTGCCAAGCATCGTTTTCGGCGTCTTCGGTCTCGGGTTTTTCTGCTACATCATCGGCGCCTCCCTGGACCAGCTGCTTTTCGCAGAGCATCTGCCCGACCCGACCTTTGGTAAGGGCGGGGTCCTGTGGGCGGCCCTGACCCTGGCCCTGCTGACCCTGCCGGTGGTTATTGTAGCCACGGAGGAGGCCCTCGCGGCGGTCCCCAACTCCATGCGGGAAGGGTCCTACGCCTGCGGGGCGAGTAAATGGCAGACCATAAAGCGCATCATCCTTCCCCGGGCCATGCCCGGCATCATGACGGGAATGATCCTTGCCATGGCAAGGGGTGCCGGGGAGGTGGCACCGCTAATGCTGGTGGGTGCCGTCAAACTGGCGCCGGAACTGCCCATAGACGGGATCTTCCCCTATATTCACGCCGAGCGAAGCTTCATGCACCTGGGTTTTCACATTTACGACCTGGGTTTCCAGAGCCAGAACAGCGAAGCGGCCAAACCGATGGTCTTCACCACGACCCTCCTGCTCATCGGGATCGTGTTTCTCCTCAACGTGGTGGCGGTACGACTCAGGACCAGGTTGCGAAAAAAGTTCGAGTCCGCAACGTTTTAA
- a CDS encoding ABC transporter permease subunit, which translates to MSDRVKFSGRKRKKETPWTVKAGDVLSKWIITVGGIGTVVAISTVFFLLLWVVLPLLRPASVGSEQNFRPPYEQIRPLHTQADEYRTMLFSLLPDGRIIALGLDNGAILEERQIFPDRKITAASFSLTSSDTILGFENGEVVFGKVTFETGFLDLDEVDDTVRSFSTEEIGRIGNAMVQRISRDQFRTQRLTVSFSEPVPGDSDTPVMLVDQITDGADRVYVVFHEDRTFSLVRAEERENMLTGELTFSTESASLPFIAADRKDLPAFLTLAGLGDSASVAWPDGTLVRYNTRDFDRPYVQEVVDLVEDPDETLTVLRFLLGRTTLLTGDSAGTVRAWFPARTSSTVPGSDEDHLRLVTAHEFKGDSPVTAIASSSRMRMIGVGREDGSADIFHVTSHKRLGALKPSTARGPVLSMMFAPRDDAVLAGYRDTMARWDLDPRHPETTFGSLLLPVWYEGASVPEHVWQSSAATDDFEPKFGLIPLIFGTLKATLYSLLFGVPIALMAAVFTSEFLTPRIRSRVKPVVELMASLPSVVLGFLAALVFAPVVADLLTVFMAVFVTMPLSFLLGAYLWQLLPHGWSIRMQSFRFWFIFLPVPLGMGLAMVLAPGLETICFGGDVISWLDGQLPGTWGAWTFLMLPVTALAAAWLSGVKVSLWVRRLTADWSRTRCAWFDLSRFGLTALAILAGSGILGGILSLLGLDPRGGVFGTYVQRNSLIVGFVMGFAIIPIIYTISEDALSAVPDHLRSASLGAGATPWQTATRIIIPTAMSGLFSAIMIGLGRAVGETMIVLMAAGNTPIMDMNIFNGFRTLSANIAVELPEAVVNSTHYRTLFLAALVLFLMTFVLNTFAEIVRLRFRKRASEL; encoded by the coding sequence ATGAGCGATCGGGTCAAGTTTTCAGGCAGGAAACGTAAAAAAGAAACACCCTGGACCGTCAAGGCTGGTGACGTCCTTTCAAAGTGGATCATCACCGTCGGCGGCATCGGGACCGTTGTCGCGATATCAACTGTGTTCTTCCTTTTATTATGGGTTGTCCTTCCCCTCCTCAGGCCTGCCAGCGTGGGATCTGAGCAGAACTTCAGGCCGCCTTACGAGCAGATCAGACCCCTTCATACCCAGGCGGATGAATACCGGACAATGTTATTCAGTCTCCTTCCCGACGGCCGGATCATTGCTTTGGGTCTCGACAACGGGGCGATCCTCGAGGAACGTCAAATCTTTCCGGATAGGAAGATCACCGCGGCATCCTTTTCCCTCACATCTTCCGACACCATCCTGGGTTTTGAGAACGGGGAAGTTGTTTTCGGCAAGGTAACTTTCGAAACAGGTTTTCTGGACCTCGATGAGGTGGATGATACGGTAAGGTCTTTTTCCACGGAAGAGATCGGCAGGATCGGGAACGCCATGGTCCAGAGGATCTCACGGGACCAGTTCCGCACCCAGCGGCTCACGGTTTCCTTCTCCGAACCTGTTCCCGGAGACTCTGACACTCCCGTCATGCTTGTGGACCAGATCACTGACGGCGCTGACCGTGTATACGTGGTCTTCCACGAGGACCGCACCTTCAGCCTGGTGAGGGCAGAGGAACGGGAGAACATGCTCACGGGGGAGCTGACCTTTTCCACCGAGTCAGCCTCTCTTCCCTTTATCGCCGCAGACCGGAAGGATCTACCGGCGTTTCTTACCCTGGCCGGCCTCGGGGACTCGGCCAGCGTCGCCTGGCCGGACGGGACCCTGGTCCGTTACAACACGCGGGATTTTGACCGGCCTTACGTCCAGGAAGTCGTGGATCTGGTGGAAGACCCCGATGAGACCCTCACTGTCCTGCGTTTTCTTCTCGGCCGGACCACCCTTCTGACCGGGGATTCAGCTGGGACCGTCCGGGCATGGTTCCCGGCCAGGACATCAAGCACGGTTCCGGGGTCCGACGAAGATCACCTCAGGCTGGTCACGGCCCACGAGTTTAAAGGGGACTCGCCTGTAACAGCCATCGCGTCATCTTCGAGGATGAGGATGATCGGTGTGGGACGCGAAGACGGTTCGGCGGACATCTTTCACGTCACCAGTCATAAAAGATTGGGTGCTCTCAAGCCATCAACAGCACGCGGCCCCGTTCTCTCCATGATGTTTGCTCCCAGGGACGACGCTGTGCTGGCAGGTTACCGGGACACCATGGCACGCTGGGACCTTGATCCCAGGCACCCTGAGACGACCTTCGGCTCCCTCCTGCTGCCTGTATGGTACGAGGGGGCCTCCGTCCCGGAACACGTCTGGCAGTCTTCAGCCGCCACGGATGACTTTGAACCCAAGTTCGGTCTTATCCCCCTTATCTTCGGCACCCTCAAGGCAACCCTTTACTCCCTGCTTTTCGGAGTGCCCATTGCCCTTATGGCGGCGGTGTTCACCAGTGAGTTCCTCACTCCGCGGATCCGGAGCCGGGTCAAACCTGTGGTCGAGCTCATGGCCAGCCTCCCAAGTGTTGTCCTGGGCTTCCTGGCGGCTCTCGTCTTCGCCCCGGTGGTGGCTGACCTGCTCACCGTTTTTATGGCTGTTTTCGTGACCATGCCCCTGTCGTTCCTTCTGGGTGCCTACCTGTGGCAGCTCCTGCCTCACGGGTGGTCCATCAGGATGCAGAGCTTTCGTTTCTGGTTCATCTTCCTGCCCGTGCCCCTGGGTATGGGATTGGCCATGGTTCTGGCACCGGGCCTCGAAACGATCTGCTTCGGCGGGGATGTCATTTCTTGGCTGGACGGGCAGCTGCCTGGGACCTGGGGAGCCTGGACTTTTCTCATGCTGCCGGTCACGGCCTTGGCCGCCGCATGGCTCAGCGGTGTCAAGGTCAGCCTCTGGGTCCGGCGCCTGACTGCTGACTGGTCCAGGACCCGCTGCGCCTGGTTTGACCTGTCGCGTTTCGGGTTAACGGCCCTTGCCATCCTGGCCGGGTCAGGGATCCTCGGCGGGATCCTCAGCCTCCTTGGCCTCGATCCGAGGGGTGGTGTTTTCGGGACGTACGTCCAGCGAAACTCCCTCATCGTCGGATTTGTCATGGGGTTTGCCATTATCCCCATCATCTACACCATCAGCGAGGATGCCCTTTCCGCCGTACCGGATCACCTCCGGTCCGCGTCTCTCGGAGCAGGCGCGACTCCCTGGCAGACGGCCACAAGGATCATCATCCCCACCGCCATGAGCGGACTCTTTTCGGCCATCATGATCGGCCTGGGCCGTGCTGTGGGCGAGACCATGATCGTCCTCATGGCTGCCGGCAACACTCCCATCATGGATATGAATATTTTCAACGGTTTCAGGACCCTGTCTGCCAATATCGCCGTGGAGCTGCCCGAAGCTGTGGTAAACAGCACCCATTATCGGACCCTGTTCCTGGCGGCCCTTGTTCTTTTCCTCATGACCTTTGTATTAAACACTTTCGCCGAGATCGTGCGGCTGAGATTCAGGAAACGGGCCAGTGAACTATGA
- a CDS encoding phosphate ABC transporter substrate-binding protein has product MKKRALITTLTVIVCLAFAGIAAADAMVDKNLPTYMPVKGVSGSIKSVGSDTLNNLMTLWAEGFKKVYPNVSVEIEGKGSSTAPPALIAGTSNFGPMSRKMKDKEIDEFVGKFGYKPVALPTSIDMLAVYVNKDNPIKGMSFPQVDAVFSKTRKMGFSKDLNNWGQFGLTGRFASLPVSIYGRNSASGTYGYFKDNVLGKGDYKDSVKEQPGSSAVVQGVATDLGGIGYSGIGYRTADVRVVPLARKEGGKFIPAESQYAYSGEYPLARFLYVYVNFKPGSDLDPLRKEFVKYIFSKQGQEVVVKDGYLPVSARIADQALESVGIK; this is encoded by the coding sequence ATGAAAAAAAGAGCACTTATCACAACGCTGACTGTCATCGTCTGCCTGGCTTTTGCGGGCATTGCGGCCGCAGACGCAATGGTGGACAAGAACCTCCCCACCTACATGCCGGTCAAAGGTGTCTCCGGTTCCATCAAGAGCGTGGGCTCCGACACCCTGAACAACCTCATGACCCTGTGGGCCGAGGGCTTCAAAAAAGTCTACCCCAACGTTTCGGTGGAGATCGAGGGCAAGGGCTCTTCCACCGCTCCTCCGGCCCTTATCGCCGGCACCTCCAACTTCGGGCCCATGAGCCGGAAGATGAAGGACAAAGAGATCGACGAGTTCGTGGGCAAGTTCGGCTACAAGCCGGTCGCGCTGCCTACTTCCATCGACATGCTTGCTGTGTACGTGAACAAAGACAACCCCATCAAGGGCATGTCGTTCCCCCAGGTGGACGCGGTCTTCTCCAAGACCAGAAAGATGGGTTTTTCCAAAGACCTTAACAACTGGGGTCAGTTTGGGCTTACGGGCAGGTTCGCAAGCCTGCCGGTATCCATCTATGGCCGAAACTCCGCTTCCGGCACCTACGGTTATTTCAAAGATAACGTCCTGGGCAAGGGAGATTACAAGGACTCCGTCAAGGAGCAGCCTGGTTCCTCCGCCGTGGTTCAGGGCGTGGCTACGGATCTGGGCGGCATCGGGTACTCCGGCATCGGTTACAGGACCGCCGACGTGCGTGTCGTTCCCCTGGCCAGGAAAGAGGGCGGAAAGTTCATCCCGGCTGAGTCTCAGTACGCCTACAGCGGTGAGTATCCCCTGGCCAGGTTCCTGTATGTATACGTGAACTTCAAGCCCGGAAGCGACCTGGATCCTCTTCGCAAGGAGTTCGTGAAATATATTTTCAGCAAGCAGGGACAGGAAGTGGTCGTAAAAGACGGGTACCTTCCCGTATCTGCCAGGATCGCTGATCAGGCTCTCGAGTCCGTGGGTATAAAATAG